Proteins from a genomic interval of Diaphorobacter sp. HDW4A:
- a CDS encoding FKBP-type peptidyl-prolyl cis-trans isomerase yields MKKLTLLATATITALILATAAKAADPVTTSSGLIYESIKDGTGASPKSTDTVKVHYRGWFPESGKEFDSSIKRGQPIDFPLNGVIPCWTEGVQKMKVGGKAKLTCPASIAYGSRGAGGVIPPNATLNFEVELLAVNGK; encoded by the coding sequence ATGAAGAAGCTCACTCTGCTGGCAACAGCCACCATCACAGCCCTCATCCTCGCCACGGCAGCAAAAGCCGCAGACCCAGTCACCACTTCGTCCGGCCTGATCTACGAAAGCATCAAAGACGGCACAGGTGCCAGCCCCAAGTCCACCGACACCGTCAAGGTCCACTACCGCGGCTGGTTCCCCGAATCCGGCAAGGAATTCGACAGCTCCATCAAGCGTGGCCAACCCATCGACTTCCCGCTCAACGGCGTGATCCCCTGCTGGACCGAAGGCGTGCAGAAGATGAAGGTCGGTGGCAAGGCCAAGCTGACCTGCCCGGCCAGCATCGCCTACGGCTCGCGCGGCGCGGGCGGCGTGATTCCGCCGAACGCCACACTGAACTTCGAAGTCGAGTTGCTGGCCGTCAACGGCAAATAA
- a CDS encoding aminotransferase class V-fold PLP-dependent enzyme, whose protein sequence is MPGLLPNVDPDGLMEFSVVYTDRALNHMSKKFVGVVQDILGVLKEVYNAHTAVLVPGSGTFGMEAVARQFANREKVLIVRNGWFSYRWTQIFDEGGLGGGSIVCKARKQGEGPQDPWAPALAADVAETIRIERPKVVFAPHVETASGILLPDDYIKTISDAAHEVGALMVLDCVASGAMWVDMQKTGVDVLISAPQKGWSSTPCCAMVMLSERARQAIEPTQSSSFSCDLKKWMTIAEGYEKGAHAYHTTMPTDALVKLRDVMLETREYGFEKVRQEQIGLGAKVRALLETRGFPSVAADGFKAPGVVVSYTSNPEIQSGKAFMAVGLQTASGVPLQCDEGPDFKTFRIGLFGLEKWHNVDRTVGYLAKALDQIQAKA, encoded by the coding sequence ATGCCCGGATTGCTGCCCAACGTCGACCCCGATGGATTGATGGAGTTCTCGGTGGTCTACACCGATCGCGCGCTCAACCACATGTCCAAGAAATTCGTGGGCGTGGTGCAGGACATCCTCGGTGTCCTCAAGGAGGTCTACAACGCCCACACTGCCGTGCTCGTGCCCGGCAGCGGCACCTTCGGCATGGAGGCCGTGGCCCGCCAGTTCGCCAACCGCGAAAAGGTGCTGATCGTGCGCAACGGCTGGTTCAGCTACCGCTGGACCCAGATCTTCGACGAAGGCGGACTCGGCGGCGGCTCCATCGTCTGCAAGGCCCGCAAGCAGGGTGAAGGCCCGCAGGACCCGTGGGCTCCCGCACTCGCCGCCGATGTGGCGGAAACCATTCGCATCGAACGCCCCAAGGTCGTCTTCGCCCCCCATGTGGAAACGGCGAGCGGCATCCTCCTGCCCGACGACTACATCAAGACCATCTCCGATGCAGCGCATGAAGTCGGCGCGCTCATGGTGCTCGATTGCGTGGCCTCCGGCGCGATGTGGGTGGACATGCAGAAGACCGGCGTCGACGTGCTCATCAGCGCCCCGCAAAAAGGCTGGAGCAGCACACCCTGCTGCGCCATGGTCATGCTCTCCGAACGCGCCCGCCAGGCCATCGAGCCAACACAAAGCTCCAGCTTCTCATGCGACCTGAAGAAATGGATGACCATCGCCGAAGGCTACGAAAAAGGTGCCCACGCCTACCACACGACCATGCCGACCGACGCGCTCGTCAAGCTGCGCGACGTGATGCTGGAGACGCGCGAATACGGTTTCGAGAAGGTTCGCCAGGAACAGATCGGCCTGGGAGCCAAGGTCCGCGCACTGCTGGAAACACGCGGTTTCCCCAGCGTCGCCGCCGACGGCTTCAAGGCCCCCGGCGTGGTCGTGAGCTACACCAGCAACCCCGAAATCCAGTCCGGCAAAGCCTTCATGGCGGTAGGCCTGCAGACGGCCTCGGGCGTCCCCCTTCAATGCGACGAAGGCCCTGACTTCAAGACCTTCCGCATTGGCCTCTTCGGCCTAGAAAAGTGGCACAACGTAGACCGCACCGTAGGCTACCTGGCCAAGGCCCTGGACCAAATCCAGGCCAAGGCCTAA
- a CDS encoding YggS family pyridoxal phosphate-dependent enzyme, protein MTTISNNLQRVHAQIAKACEQAGRSAASVALLAVSKTFGPEAVRDAAEAGQRSFGENYIQEAVEKMALVAEYGLPQPLEWHCIGPIQSNKTRLVAEHFDWAHTVDRLKIAQRLSDQRPEHLPPLQICIQVNMDGGANKSGVSPEETAELVCAAAALPRIVVRGLMSIPEPAADFAAQLTVHQRAQKLFADIAAQQIAGLENFDTLSMGMTDDLEAAVKAGSTMVRVGSGIFGRRHYPTAG, encoded by the coding sequence ATGACGACGATTTCCAACAATCTCCAACGAGTACATGCGCAGATCGCCAAGGCCTGCGAGCAGGCGGGGCGATCCGCCGCCAGCGTGGCCTTGCTGGCGGTGTCCAAGACCTTCGGCCCTGAGGCCGTGCGCGACGCGGCCGAGGCGGGTCAGCGCAGTTTTGGCGAGAACTACATCCAGGAAGCCGTCGAGAAGATGGCGCTGGTGGCCGAGTACGGCCTACCCCAACCGCTCGAATGGCACTGCATCGGCCCGATCCAGAGCAACAAGACGCGCCTCGTGGCCGAGCATTTCGACTGGGCGCACACGGTGGACCGGCTCAAGATCGCCCAGCGCCTGTCGGACCAGCGGCCCGAGCATCTGCCGCCACTGCAGATCTGCATTCAGGTGAACATGGATGGCGGCGCCAACAAGTCGGGCGTCTCGCCTGAAGAGACCGCCGAGCTGGTGTGCGCCGCTGCCGCGCTGCCGCGCATCGTGGTGCGCGGGCTCATGAGCATTCCCGAGCCCGCCGCCGACTTTGCAGCCCAGCTCACCGTGCACCAGCGCGCGCAGAAGCTGTTTGCCGATATTGCAGCGCAGCAAATTGCGGGGCTGGAAAATTTCGACACGCTTTCCATGGGTATGACCGACGATCTTGAGGCCGCCGTAAAGGCGGGAAGCACGATGGTGCGCGTTGGCAGCGGCATCTTTGGCAGACGTCACTACCCCACTGCTGGCTGA